The following proteins are encoded in a genomic region of Vibrio tasmaniensis:
- the glnE gene encoding bifunctional [glutamate--ammonia ligase]-adenylyl-L-tyrosine phosphorylase/[glutamate--ammonia-ligase] adenylyltransferase: MPLPSQLITHSQSAFEQLLEHQSEAINTWSEPLTEDLKRVLGLSCFIGDCLQRDTVLCGDLPEMLACEERAEGYRERLAELLSGCADEMSGQRVLRKFRNREMTYIAWRDFMGSWDLEQSLSHLSMLAEAMIFETYQWQYDICCKEWGTPCNEQGEAQPMLIIGMGKLGGGELNFSSDIDLIFTYPENGETQGARRSIANAQFFTRLGQRIIKALDQQTFDGFCYRVDMRLRPFGESGPLVMSYAALEDYYQEQGRDWERYAMVKARVMGSEMYPEYQELRQMLRPFVFRRYIDFSAIQSLRRMKSMISSEVRRRGLSNNIKLGSGGIREVEFIAQVFQLIRGGREPSLRGRGLLETLSAIESLHLLEAEEVGHLREAYLFLRRLENLLQAMADKQTQTLPDGDFEQLQLAVAMQFADWDGLIDATRAHMANVHTVFEDLIGVDEDDANPIASHFSELWDMAHKQDVIEQVLEHDIAIANPQQAAKTIIQFKADLAKKTLGPRGREVLNRLMPKVFQALYTAKDAEFGLSRVLHLLQKIVTRTTYLELLDEHPAALTQLVRLCTASPMISEQLGRYPILLDELIDPQQLYNPVPLESYKTELRDYLARIPEDDMEQQMEGLRQFKQTCILRIAAADIAGVLPVMKVSDHLTYLAEAIVEAGINQAWLQVTAKFGEPTHVKEREGRGFAVVGYGKVGGWELGYNSDLDIVFMHDCPVHIYTDGKKEIDGRQFYLRLAQRIIHIFSTRTASGILYEVDTRLRPSGVSGLLVSPTEAFDEYQHNDAWTWEHQALTRARMIYGDDLLASAFNQTRHEVLCLSRDEAVLKKSVVDMREKMRGHLGGKKAERFMLKQDAGGITDIEFLAQYLVLRYSNEKPKLTRWCDNVRIFESLLSQGIMDEQQGMALTHAYTTLRDEIHHRNLLNLDADVAIDKFKMEREHVVQAWKQWMEA, from the coding sequence ATGCCATTGCCTTCTCAACTCATCACTCATTCCCAGTCTGCTTTTGAGCAATTATTAGAGCATCAAAGTGAAGCCATCAATACTTGGTCTGAGCCACTGACTGAAGATCTTAAACGTGTACTCGGTTTAAGCTGTTTTATTGGCGATTGCCTGCAGCGTGACACGGTTTTATGTGGTGACTTACCTGAGATGTTGGCATGCGAAGAACGTGCGGAAGGGTATCGCGAGCGTTTGGCCGAGTTACTTTCGGGTTGTGCTGATGAGATGAGCGGCCAACGTGTACTGCGCAAATTTCGTAATCGAGAGATGACCTACATTGCTTGGCGTGACTTTATGGGCTCATGGGATCTAGAACAGAGCTTAAGTCATTTGTCGATGCTGGCAGAGGCGATGATCTTCGAGACCTATCAATGGCAGTACGATATTTGTTGTAAAGAGTGGGGCACTCCTTGTAACGAGCAAGGTGAAGCGCAGCCTATGTTGATCATCGGCATGGGCAAACTAGGTGGCGGTGAGCTGAATTTCTCTTCCGATATCGATCTGATTTTCACCTACCCAGAAAATGGCGAAACCCAAGGAGCAAGAAGAAGTATCGCTAACGCGCAGTTCTTCACGCGTTTGGGGCAACGTATTATCAAGGCGCTTGATCAGCAAACCTTTGACGGATTCTGTTATCGAGTCGACATGCGCCTGCGTCCATTCGGGGAGAGCGGTCCTTTGGTTATGAGCTATGCTGCTCTTGAAGACTATTACCAAGAACAAGGCCGTGACTGGGAACGCTACGCAATGGTTAAAGCGCGAGTGATGGGCAGCGAAATGTACCCTGAATACCAAGAGCTCCGTCAGATGCTGCGTCCGTTTGTTTTTCGTCGTTATATTGATTTCAGTGCCATTCAATCTTTGCGTCGAATGAAGTCGATGATCAGTAGCGAAGTGCGACGTCGTGGCTTATCAAACAACATTAAGCTTGGCTCTGGTGGTATTCGTGAAGTCGAGTTTATTGCTCAAGTCTTTCAACTGATTCGTGGTGGACGTGAACCGAGCCTTCGTGGTCGAGGTTTGTTGGAGACGCTAAGTGCGATTGAATCTCTTCATTTATTAGAAGCAGAAGAAGTCGGTCACTTACGTGAGGCATACCTGTTTTTACGCCGCCTTGAGAACCTATTACAAGCGATGGCAGACAAGCAAACTCAAACCTTACCTGATGGCGATTTCGAACAGTTGCAACTTGCTGTCGCCATGCAGTTTGCAGATTGGGATGGTTTGATTGATGCGACACGTGCTCATATGGCGAATGTTCACACCGTATTCGAAGACCTAATTGGGGTTGATGAAGATGATGCTAACCCAATCGCGAGTCACTTTAGTGAGTTGTGGGATATGGCTCATAAGCAAGATGTGATTGAGCAGGTTCTAGAGCATGACATCGCGATTGCTAACCCGCAGCAAGCGGCGAAAACCATTATCCAATTCAAAGCTGATTTGGCTAAGAAAACCCTTGGCCCTCGTGGACGTGAAGTACTCAATCGATTAATGCCCAAAGTGTTTCAAGCGCTCTATACCGCCAAGGATGCTGAATTTGGTTTGTCTCGAGTGCTGCATCTGTTGCAAAAAATCGTTACACGCACCACGTATCTTGAGCTATTGGATGAGCACCCCGCTGCCCTCACTCAACTCGTTCGCTTATGTACAGCGAGCCCGATGATCTCGGAGCAGTTGGGTCGTTACCCAATTCTGTTAGATGAACTTATTGATCCGCAGCAACTCTATAACCCCGTGCCTTTAGAGTCTTACAAGACCGAGTTACGTGATTATCTAGCCCGTATTCCTGAAGATGATATGGAGCAACAGATGGAGGGGCTGCGTCAGTTTAAGCAGACTTGTATCTTGAGAATTGCAGCCGCTGATATTGCGGGCGTTTTGCCTGTTATGAAGGTCAGCGACCATCTAACCTACTTAGCAGAAGCGATTGTTGAGGCCGGCATCAATCAAGCTTGGTTACAAGTAACAGCTAAATTTGGGGAACCCACCCACGTTAAAGAGCGTGAAGGCCGCGGTTTCGCCGTGGTTGGTTACGGTAAAGTCGGCGGTTGGGAGCTTGGCTATAACTCCGATCTCGATATCGTGTTCATGCACGATTGCCCAGTACACATCTATACTGATGGTAAAAAAGAGATCGACGGACGCCAATTTTATCTGAGATTGGCGCAGCGCATTATTCATATATTCTCGACCAGAACTGCTTCTGGTATTTTGTACGAGGTCGACACTCGCTTACGCCCTTCCGGTGTCTCTGGTCTATTGGTGAGTCCAACCGAAGCTTTTGACGAGTATCAGCACAATGATGCGTGGACTTGGGAGCACCAAGCTTTGACTCGTGCTCGTATGATTTATGGCGATGACTTATTGGCATCTGCGTTTAATCAAACACGACATGAAGTTCTATGCTTATCACGAGATGAGGCTGTACTTAAAAAATCCGTTGTCGATATGCGTGAAAAAATGCGCGGGCACCTCGGTGGAAAAAAAGCGGAGAGATTCATGCTGAAACAAGATGCGGGTGGTATTACAGACATTGAGTTTTTGGCGCAGTATTTAGTACTTCGATACAGCAATGAAAAACCTAAGTTGACTCGTTGGTGTGACAATGTACGAATCTTTGAAAGCCTGTTGTCACAAGGGATTATGGACGAACAGCAAGGCATGGCATTAACTCATGCCTATACAACATTAAGAGATGAAATCCATCACCGCAATCTATTAAACCTTGATGCGGATGTGGCGATTGATAAATTTAAAATGGAAAGGGAACATGTTGTTCAGGCATGGAAGCAATGGATGGAAGCGTAA
- a CDS encoding methyl-accepting chemotaxis protein yields the protein MTKLSFKPWERIISDIRLVPKMIMLMVFSTILIISKQLWDASAFYDSLLAVTNNAQVAQQHYETYLVQVAWQTAVMIIVFVVLLLAAARVMLRQTQYLNDAIKTMADKNLSVPIHMDCKDEYGDVARELEKTRVQLNDMIKTQVASSDELFALTEVMTISMSETKDSAQEEFNEIDQLATAMSEMTSTVQTVAEHAQSASSLTEQASGQALTGQKFVQGSVSKMSELSSDIAASAAAVNQVEERVDSIGSVVGTIQGISEQTNLLALNAAIEAARAGEAGRGFAVVADEVRNLAQRTQQATVEIQDMISHLQSSANSAVELMEKSVVEAAEGVDLVTNAGSELDGIVSQVNQINDMNFQIATAAGQQSTVAEEMSINLTNVRELVEASVVVVGELLETSEIMESNAQELDGKIKQFKV from the coding sequence ATGACTAAACTGTCATTCAAGCCGTGGGAAAGGATTATCTCAGACATCCGTCTCGTTCCTAAAATGATCATGCTGATGGTTTTCAGCACTATCTTGATTATTTCGAAGCAGCTATGGGACGCAAGTGCGTTTTACGATTCATTACTTGCAGTTACCAACAATGCGCAAGTTGCACAGCAGCATTACGAGACTTACTTAGTTCAAGTGGCTTGGCAAACAGCCGTGATGATCATTGTGTTTGTGGTTCTTCTATTAGCCGCGGCGCGCGTTATGCTTCGCCAAACTCAATACCTCAATGACGCCATTAAAACCATGGCCGATAAGAACCTATCAGTGCCTATTCATATGGATTGTAAAGATGAATACGGTGATGTGGCACGAGAACTCGAAAAAACGCGAGTCCAGTTGAATGACATGATCAAAACTCAGGTGGCCTCTTCTGATGAGTTGTTTGCTCTGACGGAAGTGATGACCATCAGCATGTCAGAAACCAAAGACTCCGCTCAAGAAGAGTTCAACGAGATTGATCAGCTAGCGACAGCGATGAGCGAGATGACGTCTACCGTGCAAACCGTGGCCGAGCATGCGCAAAGTGCTTCTTCTCTTACTGAGCAAGCATCAGGTCAAGCTCTGACCGGTCAGAAGTTCGTTCAAGGTTCTGTTTCTAAGATGAGTGAGTTGTCTTCGGACATCGCAGCCTCTGCAGCAGCGGTAAACCAAGTAGAAGAACGCGTAGACTCGATTGGCAGTGTCGTTGGTACTATCCAAGGTATTTCAGAGCAAACCAACCTATTAGCGTTGAACGCAGCGATTGAAGCCGCGCGTGCCGGTGAAGCGGGACGTGGTTTTGCGGTGGTTGCCGATGAGGTTCGTAACCTTGCGCAACGCACTCAACAAGCGACCGTAGAAATTCAAGATATGATCAGCCACCTACAAAGCAGTGCTAACTCGGCAGTAGAGCTGATGGAAAAGAGTGTTGTTGAAGCCGCTGAAGGCGTAGACCTAGTGACTAACGCTGGTTCTGAGCTTGATGGCATCGTAAGCCAGGTAAACCAAATCAATGATATGAACTTCCAGATAGCTACAGCTGCGGGTCAACAGAGCACTGTTGCTGAAGAGATGAGTATCAACCTAACCAATGTTCGTGAGCTTGTTGAAGCTTCCGTCGTGGTGGTGGGTGAGCTTCTCGAGACTTCTGAGATCATGGAAAGCAACGCGCAAGAGCTAGACGGTAAGATTAAGCAGTTTAAGGTTTAA